Proteins encoded within one genomic window of Kibdelosporangium phytohabitans:
- a CDS encoding helix-turn-helix transcriptional regulator, with product MELVERNGPWGALARLHTRTAAGQGGVALVTGGMATGKTALLREFTADAARDGTLVLSATGSRAEQSLQLGVMCQILHGPSFPDIPVPGPSVVDSVLWDRVDSDPAVVGPHDAPVIRDMCGALLAAARNRAVVVWIDDIQFVDGATLRVLLYLRRRMAAAPILLILSGWEQRRQTWPSFRAEITRQPHEKITLAALSLDGVGELVTQRADGPAATRLSPACHRLSGGNPLLINALLDDMRDGDLTPRAAYAQAVLTSLHRAGPLPHAVASAVAVLGEHATPALVGQLVGKSTDEVTSALDLLAGGGLLDRIAFRHAVVASTVLDALPPDERSRLHLRAARLLHQGGVGALEIARHLVDADTTGDDWATALLSEAAERALADDDVAWASRCLRLALRDCTDRARRRELAKSLARTEWRVNPAASALHMTALRDALIEGTSDGRDAVTLTRHALWHGDKAAAVAAFGAVTDPQAADELRLACEWLYGTQDDLPAKETGGAPWIQVGGRLAGLMVKGRTADVVTSAEHILQSCQLGDTTVEIVVSALIALCHADRADKAVFWCDTLADEAQRRNARTWQAVLSAARADIAQRQGDLGLAETQACTALRLLPTDGWGVLIGLPRATLLLAYTAMGRLDRAAEVLRQFVPDRMAGTVIGLRWLHARGHYHLASGRPLAALDDFQTCDRQMREWNIDVPALVPAHSDLAQAYLRLDQRKVARDLVCRQLDRPRAISSRTRGTALRVLAATSDLRQRPGLLMEAIEDLHTCGDRLELARALIDLSEAHQELGEFSRARMHARRAAAEAKACRAEPLAKLLSHGGSFDTKDQRPEAEGVPPLSGAERRVATLAARGYSNREIGRMLYITVSTVEQHLTRVYRKLNVGSRADLPVGLLLTRVPVKGA from the coding sequence ATGGAGCTGGTCGAGCGTAATGGCCCATGGGGCGCGTTGGCACGCCTCCACACACGCACCGCGGCGGGGCAGGGCGGCGTCGCGCTGGTCACCGGTGGGATGGCCACGGGCAAGACGGCGCTGCTGCGCGAATTCACCGCCGATGCGGCACGTGACGGGACGCTGGTGCTGTCCGCGACCGGATCGCGTGCCGAACAGTCGTTGCAGCTCGGCGTGATGTGCCAGATCCTGCACGGCCCGTCGTTCCCGGACATCCCGGTCCCCGGACCGTCTGTGGTGGACAGTGTGTTGTGGGACCGGGTCGACAGCGACCCGGCCGTGGTCGGCCCGCACGACGCGCCGGTCATCCGTGACATGTGCGGCGCGTTGCTGGCCGCCGCCAGGAACCGCGCTGTGGTGGTCTGGATCGACGACATCCAGTTCGTCGACGGCGCCACCCTGCGCGTGCTGCTGTACCTGCGCCGCAGAATGGCGGCAGCGCCGATCCTGCTGATCCTGTCCGGCTGGGAACAACGGCGGCAGACCTGGCCGTCGTTCCGCGCCGAGATCACCCGTCAGCCGCACGAGAAGATCACGCTGGCGGCGTTGTCGCTCGACGGTGTCGGCGAACTGGTCACCCAGCGCGCCGACGGCCCGGCCGCGACCCGGCTGAGCCCCGCCTGCCACCGGCTCAGCGGCGGGAACCCGTTGCTGATCAACGCTTTGCTCGACGACATGCGCGACGGCGACCTGACTCCGCGCGCCGCCTACGCCCAGGCCGTGCTGACGAGCCTGCACCGCGCTGGGCCGCTCCCGCACGCTGTGGCCAGCGCCGTCGCCGTGCTCGGTGAGCACGCCACGCCCGCACTCGTCGGTCAACTCGTGGGGAAGAGCACCGACGAGGTCACCTCCGCGCTCGATCTGTTGGCAGGCGGCGGATTACTCGACCGGATCGCGTTCAGGCACGCGGTCGTGGCGTCGACCGTCCTCGATGCCCTGCCGCCCGACGAACGGTCCCGGCTGCACCTGCGTGCCGCGCGGTTGCTGCACCAGGGAGGGGTCGGCGCGCTGGAGATCGCGCGTCACCTCGTGGACGCCGACACCACCGGCGACGACTGGGCGACCGCGTTGCTGTCCGAGGCGGCAGAGCGAGCACTGGCCGACGACGACGTGGCGTGGGCCAGCCGATGCCTGCGGCTGGCCCTGCGGGACTGCACCGACCGGGCACGGCGGCGTGAGCTCGCGAAATCGTTGGCCCGGACCGAATGGCGTGTCAACCCGGCGGCCTCGGCACTGCACATGACAGCCCTGCGGGACGCGTTGATCGAGGGCACATCCGACGGCCGCGACGCCGTCACCCTGACCCGGCACGCGCTGTGGCATGGCGACAAGGCCGCGGCGGTGGCCGCTTTCGGCGCTGTCACCGACCCGCAGGCCGCCGACGAGCTGCGACTGGCCTGCGAATGGCTGTACGGCACGCAGGACGACCTGCCCGCCAAGGAAACCGGCGGCGCGCCGTGGATCCAGGTCGGTGGCAGGCTGGCAGGCCTGATGGTCAAGGGCCGCACCGCGGACGTGGTCACGAGCGCCGAGCACATCCTGCAGAGCTGCCAACTCGGTGACACCACGGTGGAGATCGTGGTGTCGGCGCTGATCGCCCTGTGCCACGCCGACAGGGCGGACAAAGCCGTGTTCTGGTGCGACACCCTGGCAGACGAGGCACAGCGCCGCAACGCGCGGACCTGGCAGGCCGTGCTGAGCGCGGCCCGCGCCGACATCGCGCAGCGGCAAGGCGACCTGGGACTGGCCGAGACGCAGGCGTGCACCGCGTTGCGGCTGCTGCCCACCGACGGCTGGGGTGTCCTGATCGGACTGCCCAGGGCCACGCTGCTGCTGGCGTACACCGCGATGGGCAGGCTGGACCGCGCCGCGGAGGTGCTCAGGCAGTTCGTGCCGGACCGGATGGCCGGGACCGTGATCGGCCTGCGGTGGCTGCACGCCCGCGGCCACTACCACCTCGCGTCCGGCCGCCCGCTGGCCGCGCTGGACGACTTCCAGACGTGCGACCGGCAGATGCGGGAGTGGAACATCGACGTGCCCGCGCTCGTGCCCGCGCACTCCGACCTGGCACAGGCATATCTGCGGCTCGACCAGCGGAAGGTGGCGCGCGACCTGGTGTGCCGCCAGCTCGACCGGCCGAGGGCGATCAGCTCGCGCACCCGCGGCACGGCGTTACGGGTGCTCGCCGCCACCAGCGACCTGAGGCAGCGGCCCGGCCTGCTGATGGAGGCGATCGAGGACCTGCACACCTGCGGCGACCGGCTGGAGCTGGCCCGTGCGCTGATCGACCTCAGCGAGGCCCACCAGGAACTCGGCGAGTTCAGCCGGGCACGGATGCACGCACGCCGCGCGGCGGCCGAAGCCAAGGCGTGCCGGGCGGAGCCGTTGGCGAAGCTGCTGTCACACGGAGGTTCGTTCGACACCAAGGACCAGCGGCCCGAAGCCGAGGGCGTCCCGCCGCTGAGCGGGGCGGAGCGCCGTGTCGCGACCTTGGCCGCGCGCGGGTACAGCAACCGTGAGATCGGGCGGATGCTGTACATCACCGTCAGCACCGTCGAACAGCACCTCACCCGCGTGTACCGGAAACTGAACGTGGGCAGCCGAGCGGACCTGCCGGTCGGCTTGTTGCTCACCCGGGTGCCAGTGAAGGGCGCGTAG
- a CDS encoding TetR/AcrR family transcriptional regulator, with protein MDGTAMGHREQLLAGAKKCLLDKGYARTTARDIVAAAKTNLGSIGYHFGTKDALMNAALVQATEEWAAGIAQLLADSEAMDATATPLERFEASWPRVLELFEQHRALWVTQFEVLTQLHHSPELRPYFSAAQEGARRALATLLRLIDPAADERSVRSAGSFALAMLFGVIAQWLVDPGKAPHGRDLADAVRAVAGAGQAMPVHS; from the coding sequence GTGGATGGGACTGCGATGGGACATCGGGAGCAGCTGCTGGCTGGCGCGAAGAAGTGCTTGCTGGACAAGGGGTACGCCCGGACGACCGCACGTGACATCGTAGCGGCGGCCAAGACCAACCTCGGCTCGATCGGATACCACTTCGGCACCAAGGACGCGTTGATGAACGCCGCGCTGGTCCAGGCGACCGAGGAGTGGGCGGCGGGCATCGCGCAACTGCTGGCCGACAGCGAGGCCATGGACGCCACCGCGACGCCGCTCGAACGGTTCGAGGCGTCGTGGCCGCGTGTTCTGGAACTGTTCGAGCAGCACCGCGCGTTGTGGGTGACCCAGTTCGAGGTCCTCACGCAGTTGCACCACTCCCCCGAACTGCGGCCGTACTTCTCCGCGGCGCAGGAGGGTGCCCGGCGCGCGCTCGCCACGTTGCTGCGGCTGATCGACCCGGCCGCCGACGAGCGGTCCGTCCGGTCCGCGGGCTCGTTCGCGCTGGCGATGCTGTTCGGGGTGATCGCGCAATGGCTGGTGGATCCCGGCAAGGCGCCGCACGGCCGCGACCTCGCCGACGCGGTCCGCGCGGTCGCGGGCGCCGGCCAGGCCATGCCCGTTCACTCGTGA